Proteins co-encoded in one Marinomonas sp. IMCC 4694 genomic window:
- a CDS encoding primosomal protein N', whose translation MSEALLTPYPFIKVALPVPMRTLFDYKVPKAIALRHELKPGMRVKVPFGKSSRLGVIVALSEHSDWDHEQVKPLTAMHDERPVITQELMALCEWAARYYHHPIGDVIFHALPVLLRKGENAEFRTENWWLTTDEGKALSLETLSRAPRQQDFLKAVQQHPHGLSQHAASVLDLAPAAGKTLEEKGLLRREPRSFNKAGEKHAHQTQVPPTLNTEQRHVTDHLLNARHHFNVALLDGVTGSGKTEVFLQVMERLIVEGKQILVMVPEIGLTPQTLKRFEIRFNTDIVLMHSNMSDRERLDAWLLAASGHAKIIIGTRSAAFIPAPNLGLIVIDEEHDTSYKQHEGFRYHARDLAIKRAHALDIPVLLASATPSYESLTNALQKKFAWLKLRKRAGNAHIPDMERVDLRGKTLIHGFTEYALASIKFCLERKEQVLIFLNRRGYAPTLMCHQCGWIAACDHCDVNLTVHKRANKLHCHHCDTQKALLHTCPECQSEELFTVGEGTEQVETQLSALFKDVPILRIDRDSTQRKSAMAKLTQKIHEHDQAILIGTQMLAKGHHFPNVTLVVIMDADAGLFSPDFRGMERTAQLITQVAGRAGRAKKPGHVLLQTYHPDHAAIECLCHLGYEHFAIDGLSERKALSLPPFYHQVIVRAESSNEQEAMQLLNAMRHDLEPYFSKDVYLVGPYTAIIVRKAGQHRALISIKAAQRAPLHHATQLMSDWLEQSSKQHRIRFAIDVDPLETY comes from the coding sequence ATGTCTGAGGCGCTTCTTACTCCTTACCCCTTCATCAAAGTCGCTTTGCCCGTGCCAATGCGGACCCTATTCGACTACAAAGTCCCTAAAGCCATAGCGCTACGACATGAATTGAAACCCGGTATGCGCGTTAAAGTGCCCTTTGGAAAAAGCAGCCGGCTGGGCGTTATTGTTGCTTTGAGTGAACACAGCGACTGGGATCATGAACAGGTGAAACCGCTCACCGCGATGCACGACGAACGCCCTGTCATCACTCAAGAATTAATGGCGCTGTGCGAATGGGCGGCGCGCTACTATCATCACCCAATTGGCGACGTCATTTTTCACGCGTTACCGGTTCTGCTGCGCAAAGGTGAAAATGCCGAGTTCCGAACTGAAAACTGGTGGCTCACCACAGATGAAGGCAAAGCTTTGTCGCTGGAAACACTCAGCCGAGCACCGCGCCAGCAAGACTTTTTGAAAGCCGTACAGCAACACCCTCATGGATTGAGCCAACATGCGGCATCGGTCTTAGACTTGGCTCCCGCCGCAGGCAAAACCCTAGAAGAAAAAGGCTTACTACGCCGTGAACCTCGTTCTTTTAATAAAGCGGGGGAAAAACACGCGCATCAAACTCAAGTGCCGCCAACACTTAATACCGAGCAAAGGCACGTCACAGACCACTTGCTTAACGCTCGCCATCATTTCAATGTGGCGTTATTGGATGGCGTCACCGGCAGCGGTAAAACCGAAGTATTTTTACAGGTCATGGAACGGTTAATAGTCGAAGGTAAGCAAATCCTTGTTATGGTGCCGGAAATCGGCCTAACACCTCAAACCTTGAAGCGTTTCGAAATTCGCTTCAATACTGATATTGTGTTAATGCACTCTAACATGAGCGATCGAGAACGCCTCGACGCTTGGCTGCTGGCCGCCAGCGGTCACGCTAAGATCATCATAGGTACGCGCTCTGCCGCGTTTATCCCCGCGCCGAATTTGGGATTAATCGTCATCGACGAAGAGCATGACACCTCATACAAACAGCACGAGGGCTTTCGCTATCACGCTCGTGACCTTGCTATTAAACGGGCGCACGCGTTGGATATTCCGGTGCTATTAGCCTCAGCAACCCCCTCTTATGAAAGCTTAACCAATGCGTTACAAAAGAAATTCGCGTGGCTCAAATTGCGCAAACGCGCCGGTAATGCGCACATTCCCGACATGGAACGCGTGGATTTGCGCGGCAAAACTCTCATTCATGGCTTTACCGAGTACGCTCTCGCCAGCATAAAATTCTGCTTAGAACGCAAAGAGCAAGTGCTGATTTTCTTAAATCGTCGTGGTTATGCACCCACTTTGATGTGCCATCAATGCGGCTGGATCGCCGCCTGCGATCATTGCGATGTCAATCTCACTGTTCATAAGCGTGCCAACAAATTGCATTGCCATCATTGCGATACTCAAAAAGCGTTACTGCACACCTGCCCTGAGTGCCAGAGTGAAGAGCTGTTTACGGTTGGCGAAGGCACAGAGCAGGTTGAGACACAGCTCAGCGCCTTGTTTAAAGACGTACCGATTTTGCGTATCGATCGTGACAGCACACAGCGTAAATCTGCCATGGCAAAGCTCACCCAAAAAATCCATGAACACGATCAAGCCATTCTGATTGGTACACAAATGCTAGCCAAAGGGCATCATTTTCCCAATGTCACCTTGGTGGTCATTATGGACGCTGACGCCGGTTTGTTTTCGCCCGACTTTCGCGGCATGGAACGAACCGCGCAGCTGATCACGCAAGTTGCTGGACGTGCTGGACGCGCTAAAAAGCCAGGGCATGTATTGTTGCAAACGTATCACCCGGATCATGCGGCAATCGAATGTTTGTGTCACCTTGGTTATGAGCACTTTGCGATTGACGGATTAAGCGAACGCAAAGCGTTATCACTGCCCCCGTTTTATCACCAAGTAATTGTCCGCGCCGAATCCAGTAACGAGCAAGAAGCCATGCAACTTTTAAACGCCATGCGACATGACCTGGAACCCTATTTTTCTAAGGACGTGTATCTGGTTGGCCCTTATACCGCCATCATTGTGCGCAAAGCAGGGCAACATCGAGCACTCATCTCGATAAAAGCCGCTCAGCGCGCGCCTTTGCACCATGCAACTCAACTCATGAGTGATTGGCTGGAGCAATCCAGCAAACAGCATCGGATTCGTTTCGCAATCGATGTAGATCCACTGGAAACTTATTAA
- a CDS encoding thermonuclease family protein, which yields MATGGLEKAKVKRVVDGDTIHLADGRKVRLVGINTPELDHKKGRHEPYAVQATDFLRAQLGQFVYLQRAKDDSDRYGRNLYYLFDKDRISLTSRLLSEGLGYRIAVPPNLEYQDCFKSSEGIARNTHKGLWQHPLQWRPKAGFAISRVNITSITQNRGGWWLETDQNLVINLPSNATNYWPAQRVFSLEGKVIEVRGWQHQRKSRHSDFASWVLSVRHPNDLLDIKASFNP from the coding sequence ATGGCAACAGGGGGGCTTGAAAAGGCCAAGGTTAAAAGGGTGGTGGATGGCGATACAATACACCTAGCCGATGGGCGAAAAGTTCGGCTGGTGGGCATTAATACCCCCGAACTTGACCACAAAAAAGGTCGTCACGAGCCTTATGCCGTGCAAGCTACCGATTTTCTCCGTGCTCAGCTTGGGCAATTTGTCTATCTTCAACGCGCAAAAGACGATAGTGATCGCTACGGTCGCAACCTGTACTACCTTTTCGATAAAGATCGTATTTCACTAACGAGTCGGTTACTATCCGAAGGACTGGGTTATCGTATTGCGGTTCCACCCAACTTGGAATATCAAGACTGTTTTAAATCGTCTGAAGGTATCGCACGCAATACACATAAGGGATTATGGCAACACCCTTTGCAATGGCGGCCAAAAGCTGGATTTGCAATTTCTCGTGTCAACATCACTTCAATCACTCAGAATCGAGGAGGTTGGTGGCTAGAAACAGATCAGAATCTAGTTATTAACTTGCCGTCCAACGCGACGAATTATTGGCCCGCCCAGCGTGTGTTTTCTCTTGAAGGGAAGGTAATCGAAGTGCGTGGTTGGCAACATCAAAGGAAGAGTCGGCATTCAGACTTTGCCTCTTGGGTTCTTTCGGTAAGACACCCTAATGATTTGCTCGACATCAAGGCGTCTTTTAATCCTTGA
- the rpmE gene encoding 50S ribosomal protein L31, with protein MKKDIHPTYAALTATCTCGNTLNLNSTAGKDMHIDVCSNCHPFYTGQQKMLDTGGRVDRFNKRFGARRTTK; from the coding sequence ATGAAAAAAGATATCCACCCAACTTACGCAGCGCTTACTGCAACTTGTACTTGTGGTAACACTCTGAACCTTAACTCAACTGCAGGCAAAGACATGCACATCGACGTATGTAGCAACTGTCATCCTTTCTACACGGGCCAACAAAAAATGTTGGACACGGGTGGTCGTGTTGATCGCTTTAACAAGCGTTTCGGAGCACGTCGTACGACTAAGTAA
- a CDS encoding SPOR domain-containing protein produces the protein MFNPVQIAAKGSRPRKGATRRTPPPPKRKTPWWLWLLVPAILAAFVYGLMQLSQVKTAPKMTPIEKIKVTPKPTTKAAPKEPKVTPKEPKVTPKETKVTPKKDTFEFYQILQDSEVDTSHVDAYQSTPRGEQDFYYMLQAASFRSPEDADRMRANLILSGLVEASVRKTIGKNEQPWYRVILGPYESRSKMNRAEDKLVSMSISSYSYKIPKEP, from the coding sequence ATGTTTAATCCTGTGCAAATCGCTGCCAAAGGCAGTCGCCCAAGAAAGGGCGCAACGCGACGAACGCCTCCTCCGCCAAAACGTAAAACACCATGGTGGCTATGGCTGCTGGTGCCTGCGATTCTGGCCGCCTTTGTGTATGGTTTGATGCAGCTGAGCCAAGTTAAAACCGCACCCAAAATGACGCCCATCGAGAAAATTAAGGTGACACCGAAACCCACCACCAAAGCCGCGCCTAAAGAACCAAAAGTTACGCCGAAAGAACCAAAAGTAACGCCGAAAGAAACTAAGGTCACGCCTAAAAAGGACACCTTTGAGTTTTATCAGATCTTGCAAGACAGTGAGGTCGATACCAGCCATGTGGATGCGTATCAATCCACGCCGCGAGGTGAGCAAGATTTTTATTACATGCTCCAAGCCGCTTCTTTTCGTAGCCCTGAAGATGCTGACCGCATGCGCGCCAATTTAATTTTGTCCGGCTTGGTCGAAGCCAGCGTTCGAAAAACCATCGGCAAAAACGAGCAACCTTGGTATCGCGTGATTCTAGGACCTTATGAATCACGTTCTAAGATGAACCGCGCTGAAGACAAGCTCGTGTCTATGTCCATCTCGTCTTACTCTTATAAAATCCCGAAGGAACCGTAA
- a CDS encoding gamma-butyrobetaine hydroxylase-like domain-containing protein produces the protein MTAPTPTHIHYHKQSRELALTFADGQAFRLSAEYLRIHSPSAEVRGHGRQIPILQYGKKNVAINNVEGAGNYALKISFDDGHDTGLYSWEYLYNIGKNHDELWQMYLDRLEKEGQTRDTSVIQIHQI, from the coding sequence ATGACGGCACCCACGCCAACCCACATTCATTATCATAAGCAGTCTCGTGAGTTGGCGCTCACTTTTGCCGATGGTCAAGCGTTTCGACTCAGCGCAGAGTACTTACGTATTCATTCACCCTCGGCAGAAGTGCGCGGTCACGGTCGACAGATTCCTATTTTGCAATACGGTAAAAAGAACGTTGCCATTAACAATGTCGAGGGTGCGGGCAACTACGCCCTCAAAATCTCTTTCGACGATGGCCACGATACCGGATTATATTCTTGGGAATATCTCTATAATATCGGCAAAAATCATGACGAGCTGTGGCAGATGTACTTAGACCGTCTTGAAAAAGAAGGCCAGACGCGTGACACTTCAGTGATTCAGATTCACCAAATTTAG
- the hslU gene encoding ATP-dependent protease ATPase subunit HslU, translated as MSNMTPRETVNALDNHIIGQQKAKRAVAIALRNRWRRMQLPEDMRSEVTPKNILMIGPTGVGKTEIARRLAKLSNAPFIKIEATKFTEVGYVGRDVESIIRDLVEMAIKMLREQETARLRHKAEDAAEDRILDVLLPPARGGDPELADNSTRQTFRKKLREGQLDDKEIDIDIADSPMGVEIMTPPGMEEMTSQLQNMFSSLGSQKTKKRKMKVKDALRHVRDEEAAKLVNEDELKARAVDAVEQNGIVFLDEIDKVAKSSERSGGEVSREGVQRDLLPLVEGCTVSTKYGMIKTDHILFIASGAFHLSKPSDLIPELQGRLPIRVELDALTVEDFKRILVEPSASLTKQYVALAKTEHINLNFTEAGIQRIAEIAFQVNERTENIGARRLHTVLERLLEEVSYSASDMPNDQTVDITAAYVDEQLGEIAENEDLSQYIL; from the coding sequence ATGAGCAACATGACCCCAAGAGAGACGGTTAACGCCTTAGACAATCATATTATTGGTCAACAAAAAGCCAAGCGCGCCGTTGCCATTGCGCTGCGTAATCGCTGGCGCCGCATGCAATTACCCGAAGACATGCGCTCTGAGGTCACGCCAAAAAACATTTTAATGATAGGGCCCACTGGTGTTGGTAAAACCGAAATCGCCCGTCGTTTGGCCAAACTGTCCAATGCGCCTTTCATCAAAATCGAAGCCACGAAATTTACCGAAGTAGGCTATGTAGGCCGGGATGTAGAATCTATTATTCGTGATTTGGTGGAAATGGCCATTAAAATGCTGCGTGAGCAAGAAACTGCGCGCTTGCGCCACAAAGCCGAAGACGCCGCAGAAGACCGTATTCTTGATGTGTTGTTACCGCCAGCCCGTGGTGGCGACCCAGAATTAGCAGACAATAGTACTCGCCAAACCTTCCGCAAAAAGTTACGTGAAGGCCAACTCGACGACAAAGAAATCGACATCGATATCGCCGATTCGCCAATGGGTGTGGAGATCATGACGCCACCGGGCATGGAAGAAATGACCAGCCAGTTGCAAAACATGTTTTCCAGTTTGGGCTCGCAAAAAACCAAAAAGCGAAAAATGAAAGTCAAAGATGCGTTACGCCATGTTCGTGATGAAGAAGCGGCCAAATTGGTCAACGAAGACGAACTCAAAGCCCGCGCCGTCGACGCCGTTGAACAAAACGGCATTGTCTTTTTAGACGAAATCGATAAGGTGGCTAAAAGCTCTGAACGCAGTGGTGGCGAAGTGTCTCGTGAAGGCGTACAACGCGACTTGTTGCCATTAGTCGAAGGCTGTACTGTGTCGACTAAATACGGCATGATCAAGACCGATCACATTTTATTTATCGCCTCTGGTGCGTTTCATTTGTCCAAACCTTCTGACTTGATCCCAGAGCTGCAAGGTCGTTTACCCATTCGTGTTGAACTCGATGCCCTCACTGTAGAGGATTTCAAACGCATTCTAGTGGAGCCAAGTGCCTCGCTGACCAAACAATATGTCGCCTTGGCAAAAACCGAACACATTAATCTTAACTTCACCGAAGCCGGCATTCAGCGCATTGCTGAAATCGCGTTTCAAGTGAACGAGCGCACGGAAAACATCGGTGCACGTCGCTTACATACTGTGCTTGAACGGTTACTCGAAGAGGTGTCTTACTCTGCCAGCGACATGCCAAACGATCAAACCGTTGACATCACCGCCGCTTATGTTGACGAGCAGCTCGGTGAGATTGCTGAAAACGAAGATCTAAGCCAATACATTCTGTAG
- a CDS encoding malic enzyme-like NAD(P)-binding protein: protein MAEDIKQAALDYHEFPVPGKLSTTISKPTATARDLALAYSPGVAEPCREIAKDPENAYRYTGKGNLVAVISDGSAILGLGNLGPLASKPVMEGKGLLFKRFAGINSVDVEVESESPQAFIDTVARIANTYGGINLEDIKAPECFEIERQLIERCSIPVFHDDQHGTAIVTAAGLLNALELQGKKLEDAKIVCLGAGAAATACMKLIMACGAQRDNIFVLDRKGVIHSGRDDLNQFKTMFAIDTDKRTLDDAMNGADVFIGVSGPDLLSADQLVMMAPNPVVFACSNPDPEINPELARATRSDLIMATGRSDYPNQVNNVLGFPFIFRGALDVRATKINEEMKIAAVHALKELAKEEAPADVVEAYGGTALSFGKEYILPKPMDSRLLNVISAAVAQAAIDSGVAMLPYPDFYPLESLDHFGA from the coding sequence ATGGCAGAAGATATAAAGCAAGCCGCGCTGGATTACCATGAATTTCCAGTACCGGGTAAATTAAGCACCACCATCAGTAAACCAACGGCCACGGCGCGAGATCTTGCACTGGCCTACAGCCCTGGTGTGGCTGAACCATGCCGTGAAATTGCTAAAGATCCAGAAAATGCTTACCGCTATACAGGCAAAGGCAACTTGGTCGCCGTCATTTCTGATGGGTCTGCGATTCTAGGACTCGGCAATCTAGGTCCTTTGGCCAGTAAGCCAGTAATGGAAGGCAAAGGCCTGTTGTTTAAACGGTTTGCTGGTATTAACTCGGTTGACGTGGAAGTAGAATCTGAAAGCCCACAAGCGTTTATCGATACCGTGGCACGCATTGCTAATACCTACGGTGGCATCAATCTTGAGGACATCAAGGCGCCAGAATGTTTTGAAATCGAACGTCAATTAATCGAGCGTTGTTCTATCCCTGTGTTCCACGATGACCAGCATGGAACCGCGATCGTCACAGCAGCTGGGCTTTTGAACGCGCTTGAGCTTCAAGGCAAAAAACTGGAAGACGCGAAGATTGTTTGTTTGGGCGCCGGTGCTGCCGCGACCGCTTGCATGAAGCTAATCATGGCGTGTGGCGCGCAGCGTGATAATATTTTTGTATTAGACCGTAAGGGGGTGATCCATTCTGGTCGTGACGATTTGAACCAGTTCAAAACGATGTTCGCGATTGATACGGACAAGCGCACACTAGACGATGCCATGAATGGCGCGGATGTGTTTATCGGCGTGTCTGGCCCAGATCTATTATCGGCGGATCAATTGGTGATGATGGCACCAAATCCAGTCGTATTTGCGTGTTCTAACCCAGATCCAGAAATTAACCCTGAGCTTGCTCGTGCAACACGCAGTGACTTGATCATGGCAACGGGTCGTTCGGATTATCCGAACCAAGTAAACAACGTGCTGGGCTTCCCTTTCATTTTCCGTGGTGCATTGGACGTTCGGGCGACCAAGATCAACGAAGAAATGAAAATTGCTGCTGTTCATGCCCTGAAAGAGCTTGCGAAAGAAGAAGCCCCAGCCGATGTGGTTGAGGCTTACGGCGGTACGGCGTTAAGTTTTGGTAAAGAGTATATCTTGCCAAAACCAATGGATTCACGTTTGCTTAATGTTATTTCTGCAGCTGTTGCGCAAGCCGCGATTGATTCTGGCGTGGCTATGTTGCCCTACCCAGATTTCTACCCGTTGGAAAGTCTTGATCATTTCGGTGCTTAA
- the hslV gene encoding ATP-dependent protease subunit HslV: MTTILTVRKGNHVVVGGDGQVSLGNTVMKGNARKVRRLYRGEVIAGFAGGTADAFTLFERFEGQLEKHQGHLVRAAVDLAKDWRSDRALRKLEAMLIVANKDNTLIITGTGDVVEPQHGALAIGSGGNFAEAAARALIDNTDLSAKEIVEKSLNIAADICVFTNHSLTIEAITIDPQLEDQSAQQ, translated from the coding sequence ATGACAACGATTCTAACTGTACGCAAAGGTAATCACGTCGTAGTAGGCGGCGATGGGCAAGTATCTCTAGGCAACACCGTAATGAAAGGCAACGCACGCAAAGTACGTCGTTTGTATCGTGGTGAAGTTATTGCGGGGTTCGCCGGTGGTACCGCCGACGCGTTCACTCTTTTCGAACGTTTTGAAGGCCAATTAGAAAAGCACCAAGGCCATCTTGTGCGTGCAGCGGTCGATCTGGCCAAAGACTGGCGTTCAGACCGGGCCTTGCGCAAGCTCGAAGCCATGTTGATTGTTGCCAACAAAGACAACACCCTGATCATTACAGGAACAGGTGACGTAGTGGAGCCTCAACACGGCGCGTTAGCCATTGGTTCAGGCGGTAACTTCGCCGAAGCGGCCGCACGTGCACTGATCGATAACACGGACCTTTCTGCGAAAGAAATTGTCGAAAAAAGCCTCAACATTGCGGCCGATATTTGTGTGTTCACCAACCACAGCTTAACTATAGAAGCCATCACCATAGACCCACAACTTGAAGACCAGTCAGCCCAACAATAG